The genomic interval CTAGTACGAGGGAGGGTTTCCCGGGCCTGTCGGCGTGGAGATAGCCGGCGTAGGGGTCTAATCCTGCGTAGCTGACGGCCTTCCAGGCTTCGGGGAAGAGGACGACCTGGTAGCCGAAGTTGAGCATGGCGTTGAATGGATCCTTGGCCCCCCTGGTCTCCCTGCCGGGGAAGCCCAGCTCCTCCGGCAAGAGCTTCTTGACGGCGCTCCAATAGGTCCTGGCGGCCTCGGCCTCCAGGTTCATGAGGCTCAGCCTGGCCTCGTCGACATGGCGTTCAGGCTCCGCCTTGACCCTATCAGCGATGCGGCTGATGCTCCTCCCGGCCTCGTAGAGATCCTCGGCCAGCATAGGATCTGTGTCCCTCCTGTTCTTTGCTGTGAGCTTTAGGAGGCTTGCCTGGTTGAGGATCTTGCCCAATACGAAGGCCCTGGCTAAAGTGAAGCCTCTGGCGTCGCTGTAGGCTTTGAACTGCTCCCTCCTAGCCCTCACGGATCCGGTCAGGGATGTGGGCATGAGCACCGCGTATGGCCATCCCCTGTATCCGGCGAAGATTATTTGAACCCCGTGCTCCACGGCCAGCTTCAGGGCGCTGGAGGAGAAGGCGACGCCCTGCGAGGTGCATATGATAGCCTCTACATCGTCCACGGGGACCTCGAGCTTCTTATCTCGCCCCCGGATGGAGAACCTCCCCCTCCTGCGGCCTAGGAACATGCCGAAATCGTCGAGGAGGATCTTCAAGTGAAACCCTCCCATCCCCGTTTCATCCCTCCCCAGCCCCTTCGACGGGTCTCAGCCGTGGCACGCATAGCGATATATGCAGTCCTCGGGGCATCCATCCCCGGGCATACCGGGATCCCTCCCCTCCGCCGCGATCTCCAGCTTCGCATCCCTCTCCTCGATCCACCAGTTCCTAAACTCGTCCCCGGCGAAGAACAAATCCTTTTTAACCGTGATCCTCCCATCGGAGTAGTTCAAGTAGACCACGCAGCAGATGTCCACGGGAACCTCATGGAGGCTCTCGAAGACCAGGGCGTAGCCCACGGGGGCCAGCCTATGCCAATCCTGCTGGGCCGCGCCCACCTTCAAATCGAACATTATAGACCGTAGATAATCGTAGCAGTCGAGGCTTAAGATGCCGCTCAGGCCGAGGAGCTCCCCCGAGATCCTATGCTCCACGAGGAAGGGGACCGCCGAGGCTATTAGGTCGCGCCTCGACGCGTAGGGCTGACGGGCCTCCACCTCGGCGTACCTCGCCTCGCACATCTTAGCCATGTAACCCCAAACCTTCTCGGCGATAGGCTCCACGGCCTCACGCCTGGCGGGGATCTCACCCCACCTCACATCCCTACACCAGTCGTTAAAGTCGAGGATCCTCCCATCCATGAAGGCCAGGAGATAATCGCTGACAACCCCATGCAGCACCTTACCCAAGGCTACCTTGAAATTAGGGACGGGCCTAACTCCCTCCACGAAAGCCAGGTAGACGTCCCTGC from Candidatus Bathyarchaeota archaeon carries:
- the cas1 gene encoding CRISPR-associated endonuclease Cas1 is translated as MGGFHLKILLDDFGMFLGRRRGRFSIRGRDKKLEVPVDDVEAIICTSQGVAFSSSALKLAVEHGVQIIFAGYRGWPYAVLMPTSLTGSVRARREQFKAYSDARGFTLARAFVLGKILNQASLLKLTAKNRRDTDPMLAEDLYEAGRSISRIADRVKAEPERHVDEARLSLMNLEAEAARTYWSAVKKLLPEELGFPGRETRGAKDPFNAMLNFGYQVVLFPEAWKAVSYAGLDPYAGYLHADRPGKPSLVLDIMEEFRQQVVDRTLLALVSKRVVKPGEIIEEEQGQRLIAKETARKILEALEERLDDKAMFRGRRSSIRGLIQVQARNIARLLLDGVEYRPFTLGW
- the cas4a gene encoding type I-A CRISPR-associated protein Cas4/Csa1 — translated: MYFLSEVERKYMIYKLLPLAREAGVSPELRGWNWHQAPLKPYYEDVRLPMYAVSSKYCPSGRDVYLAFVEGVRPVPNFKVALGKVLHGVVSDYLLAFMDGRILDFNDWCRDVRWGEIPARREAVEPIAEKVWGYMAKMCEARYAEVEARQPYASRRDLIASAVPFLVEHRISGELLGLSGILSLDCYDYLRSIMFDLKVGAAQQDWHRLAPVGYALVFESLHEVPVDICCVVYLNYSDGRITVKKDLFFAGDEFRNWWIEERDAKLEIAAEGRDPGMPGDGCPEDCIYRYACHG